One segment of Purpureocillium takamizusanense chromosome 7, complete sequence DNA contains the following:
- a CDS encoding uncharacterized protein (COG:S~TransMembrane:1 (o75-95i)~EggNog:ENOG503P53J), translating to MSLHRVSARAGSLVRARCAVVANLVSPPCIGLRYASTAAPASVADTGFWKSLVPKPLRKENRQSLRKKSKEWNPATYFIVMFLFIGSMSIQMIALRKQTEQYARQSSNRIAQLREVVQRIQNGEDVDVEKALGTGDPQKEAEWEEVLRAIEKDEPSRKPHKEKKQQDQELKAQESSPIRNSDETPTSEQPPAKTKTASLGNFF from the exons ATGTCGCTGCATAGAGTCTCCGCCCGAGCGGGCAGCCTCGTGCGCGCTcgctgcgccgtcgtcgcgaacCTTGTTTCGCCGCCGTGCATCGGCCTGCGGTACGCCAGCACGGCCGCAcccgcctccgtcgccgacacgggGTTCTGGAAGTCTCTGGTCCCCAAGCCGCTGCGCAAGGAGAACCGCCAGAGCCTGCGGAAGAAGTCCAAGGAATGGAACCCCGCAACCTACTTCATCGTCATGTTCCTCTTCATCGGCTCCATGTCGATCCAGATGATCGCCCTGCGCAAGCAGACGGAACAGTACGCGAGGCAGTCGTCCAACCGGATAGCGCAGCTCCGGGAGGTGGTTCAGAGGATCCAAAACGGCGAAGACGTCGATGTCGAGAAGGCACTGGGGACAGGCGACCCGCAGAAGGAAGCAGAATGGGAAGAGG TGTTGAGAGCCATTGAGAAGGACGAGCCATCGCGCAAACCGCACAAGGAAAAAAAGCAGCAGGACCAAGAGCTAAAAGCACAGGAATCAAGTCCAATCAGGAACAGCGACGAAACACCCACCAGTGAACAGCCGCCGGCAAAGACGAAGACTGCGAGCCTTGGCAATTTCTTTTAA
- a CDS encoding uncharacterized protein (EggNog:ENOG503NWJU~COG:B~COG:K), with the protein MRKPLMRIPYTDILAPPTVIPPSASSLEGALVALKHFFAVPPPRGLPTSTVVLTGAGLSVASGLADYRGPNGTYRVNKTYRPIYHYEFLSNHEARKRYWARSFLGWSSLHKASPNAGHYAIRDMGELGLIRGVITQNVDSFHPKAHPQIPTIELHGYLRATVCTTCRSEFSRDEFQEQLARLNPRWADLLREALASGALNTEDPVERRYRGLKSNPDGDVDLPEAPYTTFRYPSCPKCLEKPPLKPDGHRHTVQVDTEGAWQLPSTGGILKPAVVMFGESIASNVKSAAEEAIDGAGRLLVLGTSLATYSAWRLAKRARDRGMPIAIVNMGGVRGEEQFFADLDAQQAGEQGVRVEESTDHLLPALVSELRKEQAAATTGAGFVAGAPREHAFKDMLS; encoded by the coding sequence ATGCGGAAACCACTGATGCGCATTCCCTACACGGACATTCTCGCGCCACCCACCGTCATTCCCCCGTCTGCCAGCTCCCTTGAAGGCGCCCTCGTGGCGCTGAAGCACTTCTTTGCCGTTCCGCCTCCTCGGGGCCTTCCGACCTCGACTGTTGTCCTTaccggcgccgggctgtcCGTTGCCTCCGGTCTTGCCGATTACAGGGGTCCCAACGGCACGTACAGGGTCAACAAGACGTACCGTCCCATCTATCACTACGAGTTTCTCAGCAATCACGAGGCCCGCAAGAGGTACTGGGCCAGGAGCTTCCTCGGCTGGTCCAGTCTTCACAAGGCCTCGCCCAATGCCGGCCATTATGCAATCAGGGATATGGGAGAATTGGGCTTGATTCGCGGTGTTATTACACAGAATGTTGATTCCTTCCACCCAAAGGCCCATCCTCAAATACCAACAATAGAGCTGCACGGCTACCTGAGGGCAACCGTTTGTACCACATGTCGCAGCGAGTTCTCCCGAGACGAATTTcaggagcagctcgcccgaCTCAACCCACGGTGGGCGGACCTTCTCCGGGAGGCTTTGGCGTCGGGTGCCCTCAACACCGAGGACCCCGTGGAGCGGAGGTACCGGGGTCTCAAATCCAATCCTGACGGTGACGTCGACCTGCCCGAGGCCCCTTACACCACGTTCAGATACCCTTCCTGCCCAAAGTGCCTGGAGAAACCGCCGCTCAAACCGGATGGCCACCGGCACACCGTCCAGGTTGATACCGAGGGCGCCTGGCAACTTCCCAGCACGGGTGGGATTCTGAAGCCGGCGGTCGTCATGTTTGGCGAGAGCATCGCTAGTAACGTCAaatcggcggcggaggaggcgatagacggcgcgggcaggctGCTTGTGCTTGGCACCTCGCTGGCCACGTACTCGGCGTGGAGACTGGCCAAGCGCGCCAGGGATCGGGGGATGCCCATCGCCATTGTAAACATGGGTGGCGTGAGAGGCGAGGAACAGTTCTTCGCTGACCTGgacgcgcagcaggccggAGAGCAGGGGGTGAGAGTGGAGGAGTCGACAGACCATCTGCTGCCTGCGTTGGTCTcggagctgcgcaaggagcAAGCCGCCGCAACGACCGGGGCAGGCTTCGTTGCTGGAGCGCCTAGAGAACATGCCTTCAAGGACATGCTCTCATAG
- the ESP1 gene encoding Separase (EggNog:ENOG503NYNA~COG:D~BUSCO:EOG092603JK~MEROPS:MER0010982) produces the protein MASLQAKVEAVKTAVTSAPTCTPATVVTLKELLLPDAEPTAPKTKSAAAARTTTTKTKSAGAVKAQQSAETLGARERTVLATHVINATLKVLAEAAKPPPPSTPSKRAEQLKQIGRRRSLRRSASAPLTPLQPRTLNRVATSPIATSKDAKSVAAAQAAGCLATVECARVAFACLRSLKGTAQDGKSDFQLENGMSALVSKLLALGMHDQALKELRILKRRLDGTAPAGNTKSKVASESSSPAAVMADLLQFHNDIPKQSLPTTTSFQILVLKLVAATKKPAHIEALAPALRLSNSSSPINLLSDLAQGANKGSPKAARQLAVLSQILLSIAPSVSSAEDAVAVEPRLSPSPPLAFELQTLAFQAQLKWWTLAGHEGNVDEEVLPAFTRCIRAFVRRQRCGEGAPYPTIAKAFDCILRATREQNQEPSTSSSSPLASIYQILGATAHSARAYDDADKWLQRLKACLCPQTDSVVRRCSVSARILAASLKKATLGPDIQGLLQEVIEGLDGSLSGTVTELNELLESLSAARRSVAGLLMNVLGPDSALGVVPDELIDPLKTFTLRYPRFVRRWLGTPPAKDATAKQVLQFDQRRQTVTDSVSQVLDAAMMIIKSDMPSGALEWHSMDDVLQHCSSLLDTISDATLSIGKLEKLGMYYVKISSLYFSKFIELRNLAQRSKEANKQMLQSLSRSIDAVKERSTAEKEKAQLSTKLELFADLCKGAGRADDAVQTLRSICTGMAEDGVLSDVTAALASKPPALAWQTTEKASSLSRTLRSIAKLDRSWTDWTFFLPEAERAAVLEHLMHLNCSDTTCSQPLRLHDPSPAALLRIYTLDRYPIRRFRVLLHLFYQNIGEQDEVDDISSLLDQVSQHVQKKDPAEDASLSHYIPHLQTCYTFMAALADADRPTSLPTLKESIAAWKTMVQPCQTSGDLYTVIDDPATLLHQLHALNDLAGLRGEQHLQLAISDFSIILSRAIVDTTGVVHDDLVLSHSQLATRHVNIGNFTQAQTALEQTKALIEQNEKISAGVVADFYLSQAECQIGVGNLDEAMQCISKANDICSDSRSTWAQSKSHATVMLAMVSLLQSVVSLQKGDIPSSLTAIKSSVRMLSHDWAKLESALASTNSSPDSSMSETSMTSIDIKGSPARTAGPRFWGLASPLLRSLLHISSVYAHIGMLQETIYYAESALKIAEGTQSSLYRAQVSCWTGSVYVKAGRLDRALPLFEGAEELMPRDACASRVRFARQLAEFYRKTDNHDKANHYLKMAEDTVHLLSGSNDMAKQVSERVAPKAKATTVTSGRVARTTRAQPTAAPRTTRKVPAARSRVTVVPESPSLPKDVYQSSLLAAIILSRAIGFVYQKDWSSASSLLEQVKTLPKLISALSQEQVITATTLIGQSMEQMISDPVFSVVQDSTISFPAVCGGSDKGALDKSPAGASPTRRGRPTAVERRGSRERGGPAFADALRQAQGLLMEAHGSALCRSDSSMVHRISALLQNTIILLSATSTSKGRSTAPSGLATVAVDLARNITWTREQATLKVSAGSTAPGTMAKKNRRSSLSMSMDAAAFQQKYIEKIPKAWSVISLSLSENRHDLCITKFQAGSSPFILRLPLERANSRDADSEVFNFEHGQEELLDIIKLANETSHSARDFSAKGERSAWWSEREALDARLKELLMTIETTWLGGFKGIFSQHRRRPELLARFQKSFHKMLDRSLPSRNRTRGRKSAKSQTVTLDPRILELFIGLGDPTEPDLDYDEALNDLLYFVVDILQFHGERNAYDEIDFDAMVVETYDALRGYYDGAKAADRADGTHTILVLDKALHAFPWESLPCMQGSATSRVPSLACLGQLMAQANMTAVGDSGETLGHSVSSAAGTYMLNPSSDLKNTQAFFQPAFKTLASWDGVVGRTPEEAEFERALSSSEVLLYFGHGSGAQYIRGKTVRRLERCRPVTFLMGCSSAALTDAGEFECYGPVWNYMMAGCPAVVGTLWDVTDRDIDRFAGRAFEEWGLFARGTFSDEDGRKKQVAGRAKEGGSGSGGSVRGKGKSTVSSDDAGEVVDARVAASSSSSSSSLAEAVARAREACKFRYLNAAAVVMYGIPAYLGPNEDP, from the exons atggcgtCGCTGCAAGCGAaagtcgaggccgtcaagacCGCCGTCACCTCGGCCCCGACGTGCACGCCAGCCACCGTTGTGACGCTCAAGGAGCTCCTGCTCCCGGACGCCGAGCCGACGGCACCCAAGACCaaatccgccgccgccgcacgaaCGACCACGACGAAGACCAAGTCGGCCGGAGCCGTCAAGGCACAACAAAGCGCCGAGACGCTTGGTGCTCGCGAGAGGACAGTGCTCGCGACGCATGTCATCAACGCGACCCTCAAAGTCCTGGCCGAAGCCGCAAaacctccgccgccgtcaacgcctTCCAAACGCGCAGAGCAGCTCAAGCAGATCGGTCGAAGGCGTTCTCTAAGACGGTCGGCATCTGCGCCTCTGACTCCCCTTCAGCCGCGGACCCTCAATCGCGTCGCTACCTCGCCGATAGCTACATCCAAAGATGCAAAGTCTGTGGCAGCGGCACAGGCCGCGGGATGCCTCGCGACGGTTGAATGCGCCCGCGTCGCGTTTGCTTGCCTGAGATCCCTCAAGGGCACCGCTCAGGACGGAAAGTCGGATTTTCAACTCGAGAATGGAATGTCTGCGCTCGTCAGCAAGCTCCTCGCCTTGGGGATGCACGACCAGGCGTTGAAAGAGTTGAGGATCTTGAAGCGGCGACTGGATGGAACGGCTCCAGCAGGCAACACTAAGTCAAAGGTCGCGTCAGAATCATCATCCCCAGCAGCTGTAATGGCGGACCTGTTACAATTTCACAACGATATTCCGAAACAGAGCCTCCCGACAACGACATCATTTCAAATTTTGGTGCTAAAGCTTGTCGCTGCCACCAAAAAGCCAGCACATATCGAGGCTCTAGCTCCAGCGCTTCGCTTGTCAAACAGCTCCTCCCCCATCAACTTGCTTTCGGATCTTGCGCAGGGAGCGAACAAGGGATCTCCCAAGGCAGCCAGACAACTTGCTGTTTTGTCGCAAATACTCCTATCCATTGCGCCCAGCGTCTccagcgccgaggacgccgtaGCTGTCGAGCCCAGACTGTCTCCAAGCCCGCCCCTTGCTTTTGAGCTTCAAACGCTTGCGTTTCAGGCCCAACTCAAGTGGTGGACCTTGGCCGGGCACGAGGGAAACGTCGATGAGGAGGTGCTGCCCGCGTTTACCCGTTGTATTCGTGCCTTTGTCCGTCGCCAGCGATGCGGTGAAGGCGCCCCCTACCCGACAATTGCCAAGGCATTTGATTGCATTCTCCGAGCCACTAGAGAACAGAATCAAGAGCCCTCGACGTCATCCAGCTCTCCCCTGGCATCCATCTACCAGATACTGGGCGCGACAGCACACTCGGCTCGTGCCTACGATGATGCTGATAAATGGCTTCAAAGGCTCAAGGCGTGCTTGTGCCCGCAGACCGACTCAGTCGTCCGCAGGTGCTCTGTTTCAGCTCGAATTCTTGCTGCGTCCCTGAAGAAAGCCACTCTGGGGCCCGATATTCAGGGGCTGCTGCAAGAAGTCATTGAAGGCCTCGACGGGAGTCTCAGCGGAACTGTCACGGAGCTTAatgagctcctcgagagTCTTTCCGCTGCAAGACGCTCCGTGGCCGGCTTGCTCATGAATGTTCTGGGCCCCGATTCGGCACTCGGGGTCGTTCCCGACGAGCTTATTGACCCGCTCAAGACGTTCACCTTGCGATACCCCCGTTTTGTTCGCCGATGGCTCGGAACACCACCCGCCAAAGATGCGACCGCCAAGCAGGTGCTACAATTtgaccagcggcggcagacggTCACGGACTCCGTCAGCCAGGTCTTGGATGCGGCGATGATGATTATCAAGTCCGACATGCCGTCGGGTGCCCTCGAATGGCACTCGATGGATGATGTCTTGCAGCACTGCAGTTCCCTCTTGGATACTATTTCAGACGCCACCTTGTCTATCGGAAAGTTGGAAAAACTTGGCATGTATTACGTCAAAATATCGAGCTTGTACTTCTCCAAGTTCATTGAACTGCGAAATCTAGCCCAACGATCCAAAGAAGCCAACAAGCAAATGCTCCAGTCCCTGAGCCGatccatcgacgccgtcaaggaaAGGAGCACCGCCGAGAAAGAGAAAGCTCAGCTCTCAACAAAACTCGAGCTATTTGCGGATCTATGCAAGGGTGCCGGCAGAGCTGATGATGCGGTTCAGACCCTTCGCTCGATATGCACAGGAATGGCCGAGGATGGTGTCTTGTCCGATGTCACAGCGGCATTAGCATCCAAGCCTCCTGCTCTCGCGTGGCAAACTACGGAAAaggcctcgtcgctctcaCGGACGCTGCGCTCAATTGCAAAGTTGGACCGATCGTGGACTGACTGGACATTTTTCCTGCCCGAAGCTGAACGGGCTGCCGTTCTCGAGCATCTGATGCACCTCAACTGCAGCGACACGACATGTTCTCAGCCTCTACGACTTCACGATCCCAGCCCTGCTGCCCTGTTGCGCATCTATACACTAGACAGGTATCCGATAAGGCGCTTCCGCGTACTGCTCCACCTTTTCTATCAGAATATTGGCGAGCAGGACGAAGTCGACGACATCTCCTCACTGCTTGATCAGGTTTCACAGCATGTGCAGAAGAAGGACCCGGCCGAAGATGCATCCTTGTCGCACTACATTCCGCATCTGCAGACGTGTTACACCTTCATGGCTGCATTGGCTGACGCCGACAGGCCCACGTCGCTACCAACGCTGAAGGAATCTATCGCGGCTTGGAAGACGATGGTGCAACCATGCCAGACGAGCGGTGACCTCTACACGGTTATTGACGACCCTGCAACGTTACTCCATCAGTTGCACGCTCTGAACGACCTCGCCGGACTTCGAGGGGAGCAACACCTGCAGCTCGCCATTTCAGACTTTTCCATCATTCTTTCCAGGGCCATCGTGGACACAACGGGAGTGGTCCACGATGACTTGGTCCTCAGTCACAGCCAGCTCGCGACTCGACATGTGAACATCGGCAACTTCACTCAAGCACAGACGGCTCTCGAACAAACCAAGGCGCTCATCGAACAAAACGAAAAGATCTCTGCCGGAGTCGTTGCAGACTTTTATCTTTCTCAGGCCGAGTGTCAGATTGGCGTCGGAAATCTTGATGAAGC CATGCAATGCATCTCCAAAGCCAATGACATATGCAGCGACAGTCGATCGACATGGGCGCAGTCCAAGTCTCACGCGACAGTCATGCTCGCCATGGTGTCTCTTCTGCAGTCCGTCGTCTCACTCCAGAAGGGAGACATTCCAAGCTCTCTCACCGCAATCAAATCCAGCGTACGAATGCTTTCGCACGACTGGGCCAAGCTCGAGTCGGCATTGGCAAGCACAAACTCCAGTCCGGATTCCAGCATGTCGGAGACGAGCATGACGAGCATCGATATCAAAGGGTCCCCGGCGCGAACAGCTGGCCCTAGGTTCTGGGGACTGGCGTCTCCGTTGCTGCGTAGCCTCCTACACATCTCATCGGTGTATGCGCATATCGGCATGCTACAAGAAACCATTTACTACGCGGAATCGGCATTGAAGATTGCAGAGGGCACACAATCGTCTCTGTACAGGGCACAGGTCTCCTGCTGGACTGGCTCTGTCTATGTCAAGGCCGGAAGGTTGGACAGGGCCCTGCCCCTGTTCGAGGGCGCTGAGGAGCTGATGCCTAGAGATGCCTGCGCCTCCCGCGTACGATTTGCTCGCCAGCTTGCCGAGTTCTACCGGAAGACGGACAACCACGACAAGGCCAATCACTATCTCAAGATGGCCGAGGACACTGTCCACTTGCTGAGCGGCTCCAACGATATGGCTAAACAAGTCTCGGAGCGAGTTGCtcccaaggccaaggccacaACAGTTACGTCTGGACGGGTTGCTAGAACAACAAGAGCCCAACCAaccgctgcgccgcgaaCGACAAGGAAGGTCCCTGCGGCTCGAAGCCGTGTTACAGTGGTGCCTGAGTCACCCAGTCTTCCAAAAGACGTCTATCAGTCTTCCTTGCTGGCAGCCATTATTCTCTCCCGGGCCATCGGCTTTGTCTATCAAAAAGACTGGTCATCTGCTTCTTCACTGCTAGAGCAGGTCAAGACGCTTCCCAAGCTTATCTCCGCCCTCTCACAGGAACAGGTCATCACAGCAACTACCCTTATTGGACAGAGTATGGAGCAGATGATTTCGGACCCCGTCTTCTCGGTTGTACAAGATTCCACCATATCGTTTCCTGCAGTATGCGGAGGGTCGGACAAAGGAGCCCTGGATAAGTCACCAgccggcgcgtcgccaaCTAGAAGAGGTCGCCCTACCGCCGTCGAACGCAGAGGGTCCAGAGAGCGAGGTGGCCCGGCATTTGCGGACGCCCTACGTCAAGCACAGGGGCTTCTCATGGAAGCGCATGGGTCGGCGCTGTGTCGATCTGACAGCAGCATGGTTCATCGCATCTCAGCACTTCTCCAGAACACTATTATTTTGCTGTCGGCTACTTCGACAAGCAAAGGGAGATCTACGGCGCCTTCTGGACTAGCTACTGTGGCCGTCGATTTGGCTCGCAACATTACCTGGACCCGAGAGCAGGCCACCCTCAAGGTCTCGGCCGGTTCTACTGCTCCGGGAACCATGGCCAAGAAAAACCGCAGGTCTAGCCTTTCCATGTCGATGGATGCGGCGGCTTTCCAGCAAAAGTACATTGAGAAAATCCCAAAGGCCTGGAGCGTCATATCGCTGTCTCTCTCTGAGAACCGTCACGACTTGTGCATCACGAAATTTCAGGCCGGCTCGAGTCCTTTTATCCTAAGGCTACCTTTGGAAAGGGCCAactcccgcgacgccgatTCGGAAGTGTTCAACTTTGAGCACGGCCAGGAGGAACTGCTTGATATCATCAAGCTGGCCAACGAAACGAGCCATTCCGCTCGTGACTTTTCTGCCAAGGGCGAGCGAAGTGCCTGGTGGTCGGAGCGAGAAGCCCTCGATGCTCGTCTGAAAGAGCTGCTCATGACTATTGAGACGACGTGGCTCGGAGGATTCAAGGGCATCTTCTCTCAGCACCGAAGACGGccggagctgctggcgcggTTCCAGAAGAGCTTCCACAAGATGCTCGATAGGAGCCTGCCGTCGCGGAACAGGACTCGGGGAAGGAAGTCTGCAAAGAGCCAAACGGTCACGCTTGACCCACGAATCCTAGAGCTATTCATCGGCCTTGGAGATCCCACGGAACCGGATCTGGActacgacgaggccctcaacgATCTGCTGTACTTTGTTGTGGACATCCTCCAGTTCCACGGGGAGCGCAACGCCTACGACGAGATTGACTTTGACGCCATGGTTGTGGAAACGTATGATGCCCTCCGGGGGTACTACGACGgggccaaggcggcagaTCGGGCGGATGGCACCCACACCATACTTGTCCTGGACAAGGCACTCCATGCGTTTCCGTGGGAGTCACTGCCCTGCATGCAAGGATCTGCGACATCAAGGGTCCCATCGCTCGCGTGCCTCGGGCAGCTCATGGCGCAGGCGAACATGACTGCGGtgggcgacagcggcgaAACGCTGGGGCActccgtctcctcggcggcaggaACATACATGCTCAACCCGTCGTCGGACCTCAAGAACACGCAGGCCTTTTTCCAGCCCGCCTTTAAGACGCTGGCGTCGTGGGACGGCGTGGTCGGCCggacgcccgaggaggcggagtTTGAGCGGGCGCTGTCCTCGTCCGAGGTGCTCCTCTACTTtggccacggcagcggcgcgcagTACATTCGCGGCAAGACGGTGCGACGGCTGGAGCGGTGCAGGCCGGTGACGTTCCTCATgggctgcagctcggcggcgctgacggacGCGGGGGAGTTTGAGTGCTACGGCCCGGTGTGGAACTACATGATGGCGGGATGCCCGGCCGTGGTCGGCACGCTGTGGGACGTGACGGACCGCGACATTGACCGCTTCGCGGGCCGTGCCTTTGAGGAATGGGGATTGTTTGCACGTGGCACGttcagcgacgaggacggcaggAAGAAGCAGGTTGCCGGCCGGGCCaaggagggcggcagcggcagcggcggcagcgtcaggggcaagggcaagagcACGGTGTCTAGTGATGATGCAGGCGAGGTGGTGGATgcgcgcgtcgcggcgtcgtcatcatcatcatcatcgtcactggccgaggccgtggcgagggcgcgcgaggcgtgCAAGTTTCGATATCtcaacgcggcggcggtggtcatGTATGGGATCCCCGCGTACCTGGGGCCAAACGAGGATccatga